The Glandiceps talaboti chromosome 9, keGlaTala1.1, whole genome shotgun sequence genome window below encodes:
- the LOC144440257 gene encoding BOS complex subunit TMEM147-like, with translation MTLFHFGNCVALAYVPYFITYKCSGLSEYSAFWKCVQAGFAYLFTQLCKMLVLATFFPASDPITGSLDIVGEFMKATMDIADLVGLYFVMSSIAGKGEIKFMVAGMGWATAELIMTRFLPLWFGARGVEFDWKYIQMSLDSNISLVQHITTATLVWLWSRHDLQKSMKPVVITLLGLSLYRPLIVEILIHAVSLGSWTLLMAKALFTGCIGVVGLQLYIGLMHTSNSHL, from the exons ATGACGCTGTTTCATTTTGGTAACTGTGTTGCTCTAGCCTACGTGCCGTATTTTATTACGTACAAATGCTCTGGATT GTCAGAGTACAGTGCATTTTGGAAATGTGTACAAGCAGggtttgcatatttatttactCAACTGTGTAAG ATGTTGGTGTTAGCTACATTTTTTCCAGCCTCAGATCCAATAACAGGCAGTCTAGATATTGTAGGG GAGTTCATGAAAGCTACAATGGACATTGCTGACTTAGTGGGACTGTATTTTGTTATGAGTAGCATTGCAGGCAAAGGTGAAATCAAGTTTATGGTGGCTGGTATGGGATGGGCTACAGCTGAACTCATTATGACAAGATTTCTACCTTTATGGTTTGGTGCTAGGGGTGTAGAGTTTGACTGGAAATACATCCAAATGAGTTTGGATTCTAACATTAGTTTG GTACAACATATTACAACTGCTACCTTAGTGTGGTTATGGAGTCGACATGATTTACAGAAGTCAATGAAACCTGTTGTTATCACATTACTAGGTCTTAGTTTGTATAGACCACTTATTGTAGA AATTTTGATCCATGCTGTCAGCCTTGGTTCATGGACACTTCTGATGGCCAAAGCACTATTCACAGGGTGTATAGGAGTAGTAGGTCTTCAACTTTACATAGGACTTATGCACACGTCCAACTCTCATCTCTGA